The nucleotide window AGGCAACCGGAGAAAAGGCTGGAACAAGGGCTGAATTGAGACGGTGTCATTGGGAGATGGCAGCGGTCCGAGGGCTTGAGACCGTTTGCCGAAGATGTAGTCCGCCGTGTGGAGCATCGAGACTCTGGCCGGTAAGTTTGTAAAGTAGAGTTTATTGAAGTAGTCGCGTGCGGAGACCCAGCCGGAACCACAGCGAATGACAAGTTGGTAGTAGTTGTTTGGCGGGACAGATTTGGATTGGGGTGGTGGCCAGCTTCCGTCGTCCTCGACTGGGCTTGAGGTGTCTTTTGGATACTCCGTAAGGTCAAGTTTATGGGTGGAAATATCGATATTTTCGCTCTTCGTACGCCTTTTGGTTCCTCTTTCTTTGGTTTCACCATCCACCATCTGGGGCCCAAAAAGTTTAATGGAAACCATCTTCCTACTATCCGTAAATCCCGAGTCGGTAAGCACGCAGTGCACAACTTTACCCAGCACAAGTTCGTCCCGGCTTTCAGGATCGGGAGGAAGCAGACTTATCTTTCCCTGAAAATACGTGCTCGAGTCGTGGTCCAAAGACCATCGTTTCAGATGTTCCAAGAAGACCCTTCGCTGCTGTTTCTGGACCCAAAGCCGATTCGAGAGGTTTCTAGGGGATCTCGGAGGAGTTAAGAGACGCGTTGTGGAAGGCTTGGGGGTCGGCGGTCGACTCGCGTCGTACGAGGCCATAGCCGGTGTTTCGGGTTCACCGGTGTCGACGGTGCTGCGTGCGCGAGTCATACTGGTATCGGGGCTGGCACCAGTAGTTCAAGTCAGTCGACTTACTTTTCCAACACCTGAGATAGTTCCGGGCTTCCCGAGCGCTCTTGAAGGGTCCGGTGGTGAAATTTGTGTTATGAGTTGGACCCTTTCCCCAGAGACAGTTCGAAGACAGATTGTTTCTACAGACACAACACACCGCTACTTTTGCAGCACAGTTTCCCACGTGTCGTTTTCCTCCTGCCAATGAAAGTGTTCTTCTAGGAAAGATTGAAAACTTTAAACAGAGCGACGCGGAGATCGAAATGGTGGCGTTCAGTCTTACAAGACAAACATGTACGGTGTGAAGCTTAACGATGCGTGATGAGGAGATGATAGTGAAAGTAACATGAAAACAACCGGATCTGATTAATGTAAGTGAACTGTTCAAGTGTAAAGATGTGATTGGATTGAGCTATCGAACTGGCGATGGATGAGTATATTGTGATAGTTTGGTGTCATGATGCATCATGACAAACGTGATGCGGAGGTGCAGATCATCTGGAACGCTAGCGCTAAAACAAACAGCTGCGCTAGCCTGTTATGTGCTGGCATAGGAGACGGATAGTTTAGATCACAGCTCACGATCATCAGTGGATTGAACAGAGGTTGCAGTAATAAAAAAATCCATTTCGAATATGGCGATCATGCCGGGTATCGTATCGAAAAATGCACAACCTAATGCCGTCCTATCATCTACCATGAGCCATCAAGCTCTTCCTTCTAGCCAGCCGGCAGCCTTCTCTAGAAGCCCATTGAAGCTCTTGACATTAGCCAGAAGCCCACCGCCACGCGAGCCGACATCCTTGCCTACCGTCTCCAGTAGCATGCTTAGCGGGATTTCCGGACCCTCGTTTTCTCTTCCTTCCTTGCGCGCTTGCTCGCGGCCGTTCTTGATCGCAGCCTCAATATCAAACATATTGTCACTAAGCGTATTCCTAGCCTCTACTTTGGCCTTCTCAGCTTCGAAGTGAGCCTGTATATAGTCCTGCTCAATTGCGATCTCCTCTCGGTTGTTCTGGAGACCAAGTATTTCCTTGCGTAGTTCAGCGTTATCGCGCTTGAACAGTTTTGTCTTCTTAAAATTGGTACTTAAGACGTCATTAGCGTCCTGCAAGTCCAAGAGCTTCTCATTCAAACTCTCCTTGAAGGACAGGGAAAGGTTGATCTCGCTTCGCAGTTCCTTGCGTCGGTCAGAGTTTTGTGAGGTCTGCAGGGTCTCAGCCATACGATTGAGGCGATGATCGATAGTTTCTTCCAAGATTGTGCGCGTAGTATCTGCAACTGTGATACCTCGTACTGCGGACCCCTTGATGCGCATGACGGAGATGGCATGTTTCGGCCCTAAGAACTTTTGACGTTTGCGAGGTGGTAGCTTCTCTGCCAAAGGTTTATTTCGCGGCACTTGTTTCGGAGAGCGCCGTTTCGTCGCAGGCCTTGGTATAATCTCCGTCTCATCTGCAGAGGGCGCCTCGTCCTCGGGTAACTCTTCTTGTACAGTAGACGTTTCTTCTACTTCTTCTTCCCGGTTTAAAGGTTCTGCAGGTTTTGCAGGTTTTTTCAGTGTTTTCTCGCGCTCAGGGGAAGGCTCGTCTACGGCCTCGCCACCTACTGCTGCCATTGGCTCGCTCCGCTTATTCGGTTTTGGCTTGAGTATGACTGGAGTTGCTTGAGGTTCGCTTTCCGTTGCTGGGGCTTCTTTTCTAAGTCGACCGCGTTGGTTCGGCTGTGGCGTAGGCTCGTTCTCTTCTACTTGAGGCTCAACTTCTAGTGGTGTGGCTTCTTTACGAGGTCTACCGCGTTTGGTTGGTTGTGGTGTGGGCTCATTATCTTCTTGTTGAAGTTCGACTTCTGGCGGTGTGGCTTCTTTACGAGGTCTACCGCGCTTCGCTCGTCGTGATACAGTGACAGGCTCCTTTTCGCCTACTTGAGTTTTCGCTTCCTGGCTTACGATTGGTGTTTGTTGCTTCGGCGATGAGAGCTCGTCCATGTCCATCTGCGTGTCTTCTTGTACCATGGGCTGTGGTCGTGGTTCACTTCCGACCACCCGTGGTGTAGCCTCATTGGGTTGTGGTGACAGTTCATCTTCGCTCTCGTCATCCGCTGGGGCAACAATCGGGGTAGCCAAATTGGTTCCGGATCGGGAAACGGAGGATACTCTCGAGCGGCCATTCACAGATAGACTCGGTGTTGCAGGAACGGGATCTGTCGACTTTGATCGTCTTGTTGTCGATTTTCGTGATGCCACTGACAGTGCTTCTACTCGGTCGGGAATGGGCGTCTGCTGCGGCGTATTACCAGGAAATATGCGCTTTTGTGCTAATGCTTGTGGAGGTGTGCGCTTCATCACCGTCGACTTGGCGAAGACCGTCTCGCGTACAGTACTGGCGCCTTCGTTCAAGATAGACAGCTCATCTGGCACCTTGTCTCGCTCTTCGCGTATGGGCGAAACTGTGCCAACCATTCTCCTACTCTTCTCGATGAAGCGCACAACTTCCTCCCGGTCTGGACTCAGCTCATCCTCGTCTGTATTATCTGCCCCTGGCTCCGCCTGCGATGAACCCCGCTTCCTCTTACCCAGATGCGGGGTCACATTCTCCTCCCGCGGTGTGCTCTTGCGCTTTACGGAACTGCTACGTTGGATTGACGCGCTCCGGTGTCGCTGTACTGAGCCATTCGTGGCACGTGGTGTTCTTTGGACTGGTGTTCGACGCGACGATAGTTGAGGTGGAAGGGAGGCTTGTTTGGCAGGACGTGCCGCAAGAGCGCCAAAGTTGAATCCAAAAGATGCTTGCACTGAGGAGGGTCTGTAGAAGTCAGCATCGCCATATATGCGTCAGCCTAAGATGGTCATACCCAGCACCGCGCACGCGCTGTTGTCGATGTTCGCGGCGATCTGCAGCCGATTAGTATTCAAACACACCAAAAACATTCGGGTTGAAGTCTTACCAACTGGCGCCATAACGATGACTATCCTAACAACTGAGGTTCAAGTGTATTGCTGTCGCGTCATCGAGTTGAGACAGTGTTGTGAGTGCAATGTCAACGCGCTAGTCCCAAAAGCTCCGACTGCCGAACTACAGTTCACCATCCCCGCAACATTCCCGCTCACGCTCCAAGAGAGAAAAAAAAGCGACCGAATCACGCGAATTCGAACATGGGCTGGATATGGAGCAGCGACAACAGTGCGAACGGGCAAGACCAGCTTGACCCCTCTCTGCGCGACTTCCTCAAGAAAGAAGCCCCCACGGGCCCAAAACCTACATTACCGTCTGCGCCCAAAGAAAAGCCCGCCGCACCACCGACATCAACGCAATCGCAACCGCAGACCCCAGCACAACCAGAGAAACCATTCGTACCTCCACAATCTCAATTCCAAGACGGCAGATATGCCGACCTCTGGAAAAACTACACCCCGCAAGACATCCTCAACAACCGCGGAAAGTCAGAGCAAGACCGATTACGAGACCTCGTAGACGCCTACAATGACCGGAAAGCCTCAATCGGGCGTGTAGCAATGGAGAACTGCGCGCTAGAGTACATGGAGCAATTTGAGTGCTTCAGACATCCGACAACATGGTGGTCCAAAGGGACCATGTGCATCGCCGAGTCGCGCAAGTTCAACCGCTGCTACGGCATACAATCCAAGTTCCTCAAGGCGCTGGGATACATGACTATGGATGCGCGGACACCAGAGGAAGACGAGCGGATACAAATGCACGCAGACAAGCTCTACCAGCAAATGCTGCAGCAAGAGGCAGAGATAGAAAAGGCCAAAGCTGAAGGACGGCCCGAGCCCAAGTTCGAAAGTGTCCTGTCCAAACGCAACGTCGCGCAAGCTATGGGAGGTGTTGCTTCATCGACTACTGTTCCTGTAGCAGAGACTAGCAAGTCGAGCGTTTCAGACGACAACGACATTTGGAGTCAGATCAGGCCAGAGGCGCGGAAAGAGTACGAGAAGAAGCTAGCGAAGATGTCGCCGGAAGAGCGCGAGATTGAGAGGATGGCGGTAGAAGGCGAGATCAAGGCACAGACCGGCGTCACGAAGCAACTAGAGCAGACATTCATCGAGGAACGCGTTGCTCGGATGAAGAGGAGAGAGGCCGGTCAGGCAACTTTTGGTGATACGATTAAGACTTTGTGGGGCTGGGGCTAGAGGTCAACGAATATACATGTACGTCATGTGTTGAATATGTGTAGGAGTGTCCTTTGCGCTGATCATCTCACTCCATCTTTGCCATTTTCAACCTGACCATAAGGGGCTTCTTGTGCCAGAGTGTAAACATTGGCTGGTCAAGCCATTCGCTGTTCTTCTCAGCCAAGTCCACTCTCACTGAATCTTGCGCCGGTCATATAATAAGCCCGTTATTACGACTTGAGAACATTGATGAAGTTTTCGACTGGCAATGTTGACATTTTTCACAATGCAGTGAACATGGCAATAAACATCGTGTTGACACTCTCCCTAGAATTTCACACTAAGTTACCACAGTATCTCCTTCACAATGTCACACGAAATCAATACATATTACTTCTCATTTGTTACCACAAAACAGCAGATCCATCTACCAACCGATTTCCGAGCACACAAGGCAGTCACAGTTCTCAACTCAGGCTTCAACAGCACCGCCGAAACAACCATGTCTAACTCTAACTCCATGGTGTTCTTTCCAACCACCCCTTTCGACATCGCTTTGGTAGTGATCTTCGTGTTTGTTCATATTTCCATCATTCGCTTGGCGAATGAGCATGACTACGAGTTTGGAGTACACATAGCCATCGATCATTCCTTGTATTACGAAAGAACCATTGCTTTGTTGGACGAGTATCTTCCAGCGTATTCCGACGATTCGCCGCCGGCCTACACGGAGACTCCGGATGAGCCTCCAGCGTACTCCGATGTCATCGGGATTGATGTAGCAGTCTTCGCAGTTGAAACGGAAGACGATGAGGATGGCACTTTGTGAGTACGTTGTCCTTGCGCTGTTTCATACTCCTAAGTTTTTGGGCGTGAAACACGATATTTCTAGATTGTGTCATGTTATTGGAGTTGTTTGTCGTTCTTAGTTCATAGACGATTGAATTGAAAGGTATGCTTGTGCTTTGCGATTATTTGGCTTtcacttcctcttcttcgtgCCGTTGATCATTCTTCTACGTTCCGATAGTACAATTCTAGCCTATCTTACATTTGCTTTTACGGGAGTTGCCTCCGGGAATTTTTCTTTTTCCACGAGAAATCAATAAAAACGGGTGCGCTCATTGGAGCATGCTTTATACTTTCTCTTATAAGCAAACAAGTGTCATGTCTCCGTATCTCAACCACGGTTTGAGATATCCAATTGTCTGTGCAGACTGACCTTTCAAAACGTCCTTGTCTCGCACTCTCTGCCACGTAATTTTGTCTTCGCTACCATACAGTCCACTATTCTATCTCGTCGACCCTTGGGTATTATCCGTCTTTTAGCGTACTGCTTTCGATTTATAATTAAATTATGCATTAAGCCTTCATCTTGGCTAGTTCTCATGAGCAAAGGATAATTTATACATTGCCGTCGCCACAAAGCCCCTGACCTCCCTCAGAGTGGCTTCATAACAACAAATCCATCACACCTAATACATTAACATCTTTGCTCATGGTTGTCAACTACTCGCGGACCTTCGCCAGAAGTCCGCCATCACCAGCACCATCTAACAGTCCCACATCACTTAAAGAGCAGAGTCGACCAGAACTCTGGAAAAGGGTCTTCTCAGCGAGCAAAACCCCCACTTTCCAATATCTCAAAACGAACCAGTCGACCGACCCTTTTTCAACCGAAGGACCTCCAACACCACCAAGAAGCCCGAAAGAGCGCCAATATACACCACAATCTCGTGCGACAACTGCAACACCTTCCAGCCCTAGCTCGACCGAGAATGGGCGACTGAGCACAAGAAAAGAATGGATGAATATGCCCTTGGAGCGACGGAAAGCGGCGCTCGAAAGAGTGAACGAGCTCAGAGTGGAGTTGTATATACCGGAGAAGAACTTGGACGGGAGCATGCGGCCGATGAGAAAGGATGAAGGAAATTACAATTTCATCTTAGACTACGCAGATAGTCGAAGCCCGTTGTACTAGTAACATAAGTGTCACGGAGACCCCAAGAAGCGTATTGAAAGAGTTGTTTGATGGGCGTGTTGAACATTTCTTAGTGTCCGTCACATTGGCGTCTTTTCAACGTAGAATGTTTGTGTGGGTGGATTTTGATTATTCAGTCTTTCTTCAAATCTGGCGGTTAGCTACAGAAGGCAAAAGCTACTGTAAGTGGCAAAAGTGTTTTTATCAATAACACAATTCTTAGATTTCATAAACATGTTCTAAGCAATTTTTGATTTTCTAATCGGTAGTACTGTAAGTAGCCGTCCTATTCATATAGTCATTACACGATCAGATTCGCAAAGACCACCGGCAGCCGCGACGCAATCTCGAACACCAAACTGTAGCATATAAGTTAGTATTTACAACATGATTAGAAGATTTCATAACAAGCCCTTGACAAATGCAGAGCCACTATAGCTACAGCGATGCTAGGGGAAGCAGGTGCCTATGTATCCTCATAGGCTTCGGCTCTCTCATAGAGAGCTCGGCATGAATGAATTGGTTATAAGAGAACTGTTACTTCCAAGAGTATGGGGTGGGATGTCAGAAAGGGTGAAAAGCGGCGTTCCATTGATCAAATTTCAAAGGTCGAATACCTCAAAAGAACTACTGTTATAAGAAACAAGAACTATACTGACAGAATCCACAGTGCGGTCATGATTATCTGGCTACCCACATTTTCCTTCCCAAATCACTAAACCCTTCCTGCAAGACCTTGCGACCCGCGAGCTCGTTTGCGAACTCTAGTTTCTTCTACAGGTCCCACTCATCATGGTTATTGACTGAGAACAAAATACCAGCAATGAATGTATCGCCGGCACCAATCGTGTCCACAACCTGTGCCTGCTCTTCTCCAGATACATGCCACGCTTTTACATTAGCCCACGTCTCTTGAGCCCCCTTTTGCAAAGCGGTAGCACCACCAGAACCCCAAGTACAGCATAGTATCGCCCCTTCTTTTGTGCCTTCTCGCTGTGCCTCAAGAAACGTCTTTGCATCTCCAAATCCATTTTTCTCTGCCCAAAGTTTCGAGTAGAAGACGACATCTGCGAATCTGGCTACCTTTGCTATATCCTTCCGCTCAGGCTTCTCACATTCGACACTGATACGGAATCTTGTAAGGGCATCGCGCAGGAACTCAGCACACGGGTACGTGACTTCTGGGATGCGGCCTTCGAAGTGAACCCATACCTTTTCTTCTGCAGACAGAGGCAAAGCAAAAGCTTCAATCCGCTGCTTGAACTCTTCAAATTTCATCTCGGGTAGTTGGTTGATACTGACAATGGTTCTCGACCGCGTCTCTTGGCTTTGGATAATGTAGCTCGATGCAGCTTCCTCGTATCCGTGTCGAAACAAGCTCACACCGGCGGTATTCACGCCCGGAATGGATTCGCAGATAAACTTTGCGGAGGCAGAGTGCtcatctggaagtacggcTAACAGGTGCAAGGCAGCAGCACCAGATGTTTTAGTCGTTATCGTTGGATCTTGATTTTGTAGTTGCGATAGTACCTCGAGGCTGTTCGCTGTGTTGCCACCCCTTCTCCGTGAAAGCCCTCTTGCGCGGAGCTTCTCATCTTCGATGGGAAAGTGCGGCACACTTGGTCATGTCCAAGTCAATCATTATGCGAACATTGTGATTATGTAGATACCTACGTCAGGATGGTGTCGATATATACTGCGCCCACACATATGATGTGATTTCTGGCCATGGTAGCTGTTTTCGTTTGTAGCGGGCGAAACTCGATGGTCGAGGGTGCGAAGTTTGACATGTGGAGCACCAGTGCTACCACTAACGTCAACTGTCGCGTGTCGTACTACGCGTTCGCACGAAGTCACATGCCAAAATTGTGGGACATTGCATTAGCTGGCTGGATAGCACCACAGGCATGAATTTCCTCAAATACAAAGGTAATACAATAATAATATAGATATCCTGGTAGGTATGTCCCAGTTTCCTCATGATCCAGTAATGAGTGAATCCCTTAGTTCCCAAGTTGGTATCTCGAAAAGTCACACGCTCAAACGCCTGTTCCCATAACAAAAAGCAAGACGATTTAGATACGACGCAATCAATATGCATTACCACTCCAACCCGGCGCCTTTCCTTTTCCTTCCTGACCGTAATGGTACTGGTATTCGTCTTGCTCCATTACTGGACTAACGGTCTGCACCGCGATGCCCCCATGGTGTGGTGGACCATACCACCCATTCCCTGCGGCTGGGACATTACTGTAATAGCCCCCGTGTGCCGCCTCCTCGCCACCCAGGTCGCTGAAAGCTCGTGTGCGCGGCGTCATAGGGCTCTTCATTCCACCAATGGTCCCTGGAGTACGCGGTAGTTGTTGGAGTTCCCACATATGCTGCCATTGCTCCTCGGCTGTCATCTCGTTGTCGTATGGCGACGACGCCCATTTCTCCTTTTCGGCCTTCTTCTCGGCTTGTTTGGCGGCGTGGGCTTGTCTTTGTGCGGAAGTGGGGATGAGAGAGTAGATAGATAGAATCACAAACGCGGCGTAAATAGACCTGTGGGGGTTTGTTAGCACCGTTCGcatgtgtgtgtgtgtgtgtgtgtgtgtgtgtgtgtgtgtggagAGAGCTACATACATCATGATGATGCTGACTGCAAAGCTACTCTTCGCTTGCATACAGTAACTTTTTATGTGTTTGTCTTCCACGATATTGCAGTTCTTGGTGAGATACCAGGGCGCACCCTTGTTCTGGCGCCGCGGGTCGATGGTGTCGGGCGACGTCTGGATGTGGATGCCATATGCCCAAAGGCACGTAAGACCGATGTGGAGTAGCAGCGATAGGATGGGAAAGAAGACCTTGAGGAGCCAAAGGGTAGCCTTGACTAGCCAGAAGAACATGCACACGACGCCAATGACAAGGTGGTACTGTGTTGCGCTGTGGAGTATCAGCACATGTCCATGCGCCATGTTGCTAACGTTAACGGGGAAAATACTCACAAGCTGCTCCATACCAAGGGTATATTGACTGGCCGGTAGTTTGCATATGCGTACAGGATGGTGCTCGGGTCGGAATTGAAGCCCATTTCCCCTCCGACCCGCCACAAGATGGTGCGATAGAGGTTTGGCGATGCGATGCCGAAAAGCGCAAGATTAGCGACGGTAAACGGTAGCTCAAACATCATGAGAAACCATATGATCTTGGGTAACCGCCATGATCGCGATATGAAGAAAGCCATGCCGTACGCAGTTCGTCGTTCGTGCTCGAGTTCAGGCGCACCCGGGGCGTTGGCCGCTCTTAACAGCCGTGTAAGCCCCCATCCTAGCCGACGCCAGCAGGTGAAGTGAGGGGCGAAAAGCCATTGCAGGCGCTGAGTGGCACACGCATGCTGCGCGATCACACAACTTGTTAAGTGTGATGGCGAATCACACTTGCAGAAGGGTGCAGTAAGCGGGAGCTAGGCGGCTTGTTCCTTGCGCTTATCCCTGCATCCAGTACCGCGAAATGTGGGTTAATAGCAACGCATCGGGTAATCCAATATAGAGCGACATGGTAAGAGGACGGATGAACTGGAGGGTGTTCTCGCGGAGGACGTACGGCGTAGACGATCGCTTGCTGTGCCGCAAAAACATTTGCAAACACAGTATAACTCAGTCAGGCGCATGCAGCACCTCGACCGTTGGTGGTCCACGGTCCGCAGTGGAGACGGGAGCGGCAGTTTTTGCGGCCTTTGTGGGCGCGTAAAATCGGGCTATGGTGTGAGCATCGTACATATACGAGAGCGCTTGCGGCAACGACGCGATGAGTAGACGCAAAAAAACTAGTATTCATTGACTGGCCAAGCCTCCGCTGTTTTGATCCGCTCTATTACCACCACTTCTCGTACAGCACTCTCTGCGGTATGACGTTATCTTGCTCCTTGATAAACTTGACCATGTCGTCCGTCATGTCTGGAGGCCCGCATACATAGAAAACCGTGGATTGCGCCTCCTTCCTGTTACCAACCGCGCTCGACAGCGCGATATCGTCAATCCTATGGGTCCATGCACAGACTGGTACTTCGGTAGCCGAATCGATTTGCGGCAGCGTCAACGACATCAGCGGATGTATCAGATCGCCCTCATTTGTGCCCATCTCGGATCCATCCCATGTGCCGGTAAAGAAGAGCTCTAGTCTATCCTTTGTGGTTTTGAAGCGCGGTATGCGGAACAGGTCAAGCACATCTTGGAGGAAGAGAACTTCGCTCGGGTCTGTTTCGCGCGAGGGGACTTTGGTGGAATACAAGAAGCGTACTTCGAGGTTCGGGTAGTTCTGGTTTATATAAGTCATCATTGACATCATAGGGCTGCAAAGCATTAGTCGCCGGATCACGCAATCCTGTGGTGGAGCGTGACATACTTGATACCAACGCCGCCTGCGATGAAGATGGCGCGCTTGATCTTCTTCATGTCGAGACAGGGCGGCGGCCACACAAAACTACCGCCGACGCGCACCGTGACCTGCTTGCCCAGTATCTCCTCGACCGGTTTCCATAACCATGCTGCTGGTGGGTTCTCAGGAGCCTTTTGGACGGCTAGCTCAAAGAACGGTACGTGGTCAGGATCCGATCGCGGGAGCGCTTCTGACGGCGATGAGGTTATTGTGAATCCGCCCGGCTTTTCTACATCAGGCACAAAGACATCAAGCCATTGGCCGGGGAGGAACTGACTTGTCCATCAGCGCATGTCGCGAGCGAGATGGAGGTCGTCATACGTTGAAGCCGTTCTTTTCATCTATTTGGAATTTATAGCGCTTGATCCGATCGTTGACATGTGTCACTTTGGCAAGCGTAGCAGTG belongs to Pyrenophora tritici-repentis strain M4 chromosome 10, whole genome shotgun sequence and includes:
- a CDS encoding oxidoreductase NAD-binding domain-containing protein 1, whose protein sequence is MPQARSAKAILSHQERTATEPRDNDLYTATLAKVTHVNDRIKRYKFQIDEKNGFNFLPGQWLDVFVPDVEKPGGFTITSSPSEALPRSDPDHVPFFELAVQKAPENPPAAWLWKPVEEILGKQVTVRVGGSFVWPPPCLDMKKIKRAIFIAGGVGINPMMSMMTYINQNYPNLEVRFLYSTKVPSRETDPSEVLFLQDVLDLFRIPRFKTTKDRLELFFTGTWDGSEMGTNEGDLIHPLMSLTLPQIDSATEVPVCAWTHRIDDIALSSAVGNRKEAQSTVFYVCGPPDMTDDMVKFIKEQDNVIPQRVLYEKWW
- a CDS encoding DUF612 multi-domain protein; the protein is MAPVDRREHRQQRVRGAGPSSVQASFGFNFGALAARPAKQASLPPQLSSRRTPVQRTPRATNGSVQRHRSASIQRSSSVKRKSTPREENVTPHLGKRKRGSSQAEPGADNTDEDELSPDREEVVRFIEKSRRMVGTVSPIREERDKVPDELSILNEGASTVRETVFAKSTVMKRTPPQALAQKRIFPGNTPQQTPIPDRVEALSVASRKSTTRRSKSTDPVPATPSLSVNGRSRVSSVSRSGTNLATPIVAPADDESEDELSPQPNEATPRVVGSEPRPQPMVQEDTQMDMDELSSPKQQTPIVSQEAKTQVGEKEPVTVSRRAKRGRPRKEATPPEVELQQEDNEPTPQPTKRGRPRKEATPLEVEPQVEENEPTPQPNQRGRLRKEAPATESEPQATPVILKPKPNKRSEPMAAVGGEAVDEPSPEREKTLKKPAKPAEPLNREEEVEETSTVQEELPEDEAPSADETEIIPRPATKRRSPKQVPRNKPLAEKLPPRKRQKFLGPKHAISVMRIKGSAVRGITVADTTRTILEETIDHRLNRMAETLQTSQNSDRRKELRSEINLSLSFKESLNEKLLDLQDANDVLSTNFKKTKLFKRDNAELRKEILGLQNNREEIAIEQDYIQAHFEAEKAKVEARNTLSDNMFDIEAAIKNGREQARKEGRENEGPEIPLSMLLETVGKDVGSRGGGLLANVKSFNGLLEKAAGWLEGRA
- a CDS encoding RbsK, Sugar kinase, ribokinase family; protein product: MARNHIICVGAVYIDTILTVPHFPIEDEKLRARGLSRRRGGNTANSLEVLSQLQNQDPTITTKTSGAAALHLLAVLPDEHSASAKFICESIPGVNTAGVSLFRHGYEEAASSYIIQSQETRSRTIVSINQLPEMKFEEFKQRIEAFALPLSAEEKVWVHFEGRIPEVTYPCAEFLRDALTRFRISVECEKPERKDIAKVARFADVVFYSKLWAEKNGFGDAKTFLEAQREGTKEGAILCCTWGSGGATALQKGAQETWANVKAWHVSGEEQAQVVDTIGAGDTFIAGILFSVNNHDEWDL